In Natrinema amylolyticum, the following are encoded in one genomic region:
- a CDS encoding succinylglutamate desuccinylase/aspartoacylase family protein: protein MTTTLGTASAGPGEIDTGRLEIGETRDGSPFGLPVAVVNGAAAGKTLYMQAASDGDELNGVGVVQRVVPRLDPAELSGTILIVGIVNYHAFQVAEHRNPIDDTKMNRAYPGNASGTSSERIAAATFDAATRADLILDLHQGSTSRMLDEVRVRCGKRHRLHDQCLELAKAFGCGYVLDQKGPDGQLARAAPDDGIPTVDPELGGAVGWDEESIRKGVAGVFNVLRYYNFLEGDQPLESQTRARGFEQYGAPAGGLVTMHKDLGDRVRPGETVFEVTTPFGDPKAEVTADGEGILWRARRLPQVATGEYVCSVGTDVGEY from the coding sequence ATGACGACGACGCTCGGAACCGCGAGCGCGGGGCCCGGCGAGATCGATACGGGCCGTCTCGAGATCGGGGAGACGCGAGACGGGAGCCCGTTCGGGCTGCCGGTCGCCGTGGTGAACGGCGCGGCTGCGGGGAAGACCCTCTATATGCAGGCGGCCAGTGACGGCGACGAACTCAACGGCGTCGGCGTCGTCCAGCGCGTCGTGCCGCGACTCGATCCCGCCGAGCTCTCGGGGACGATCCTCATCGTCGGAATCGTCAACTATCACGCGTTCCAGGTCGCCGAACACCGCAACCCGATCGACGACACGAAGATGAATCGCGCCTACCCCGGCAACGCGAGCGGCACCTCGAGCGAGCGGATCGCGGCCGCGACGTTCGACGCCGCGACCAGGGCGGACCTGATCCTCGACCTCCATCAGGGATCGACTAGTCGGATGCTAGACGAGGTCCGCGTCCGCTGTGGCAAGCGCCACCGGCTCCACGACCAGTGTCTCGAACTCGCGAAGGCCTTCGGCTGCGGCTACGTGCTCGACCAGAAGGGCCCGGACGGTCAACTGGCCCGCGCGGCTCCTGACGACGGTATCCCGACCGTCGACCCGGAACTCGGCGGGGCCGTCGGCTGGGACGAGGAGAGCATCCGAAAGGGCGTCGCGGGCGTGTTTAACGTCCTCCGGTACTACAACTTCCTCGAGGGAGACCAGCCGCTCGAGTCCCAGACCCGCGCCAGAGGGTTCGAGCAGTACGGCGCACCGGCGGGTGGGCTCGTGACCATGCACAAGGACCTCGGCGACCGAGTCCGGCCCGGCGAGACGGTGTTCGAAGTGACGACTCCCTTTGGGGACCCGAAAGCCGAGGTGACGGCCGACGGCGAGGGGATCCTCTGGCGGGCGCGGCGACTCCCGCAGGTCGCGACCGGCGAGTACGTCTGCTCGGTCGGGACCGACGTCGGTGAGTACTGA
- a CDS encoding pyridoxal-phosphate dependent enzyme: MASDLSCPDCGTVYEAGPDEPWRCGCGRALEFTERPHPQGDPLPLHSLDTSEGLWTFFEFLPIEQHVTFYEGFTPTVEAPDWNAQFKLEYVFPTGSFKDRGATTTLSRAVELGVEKVIEDSSGNAGASIATYAARAGLDADIYVPADVKQSKLMAIQRADARPVRIEGTREDVTAACVKAVEGDASGDETTDEDGVPYQTGEGWYASHAWNPAFYAGTMTFAFEVAAQQGWTVPDAVVLPIGHGTLFLGAYRGFSLLNEAGIVDGMPRLLGAQAAGYAPIVAALGGDTTDEDGERTAIADGIQITEPARGTEIVDAIAATDGDAIALGDDPIETALDRLHRNGFYVEPTCAVAPAALERYREDGVIDADDDVVVPLTGSGLKTL; the protein is encoded by the coding sequence ATGGCCTCGGATCTGAGCTGTCCCGACTGCGGGACCGTCTACGAGGCCGGGCCGGACGAACCGTGGCGCTGTGGCTGCGGCCGCGCACTGGAGTTCACCGAGCGCCCGCACCCGCAAGGCGATCCGCTCCCGCTGCACAGCCTCGATACCAGCGAGGGGCTGTGGACGTTCTTCGAGTTCCTCCCGATCGAACAGCACGTCACCTTCTACGAGGGCTTCACGCCGACGGTCGAGGCCCCCGACTGGAACGCGCAGTTCAAACTCGAGTACGTCTTCCCGACGGGCTCGTTCAAGGACCGGGGCGCGACGACGACCCTCTCGCGGGCCGTCGAACTCGGCGTCGAGAAGGTCATCGAGGACTCCTCGGGCAACGCGGGCGCGTCGATCGCGACCTACGCGGCCCGTGCCGGCCTCGACGCGGACATCTACGTTCCGGCGGACGTCAAGCAGTCCAAGCTGATGGCGATCCAGCGGGCCGACGCCCGCCCGGTTCGAATCGAGGGGACCCGAGAGGACGTGACCGCGGCCTGTGTCAAGGCCGTCGAAGGCGACGCGAGCGGTGACGAGACGACCGACGAAGACGGTGTTCCGTATCAGACGGGCGAAGGCTGGTACGCCAGCCACGCCTGGAATCCGGCCTTCTACGCCGGAACGATGACATTCGCGTTCGAGGTGGCCGCCCAGCAGGGGTGGACCGTCCCCGATGCCGTCGTCCTCCCGATCGGTCACGGCACGCTCTTCCTCGGCGCGTATCGGGGCTTTTCCCTGCTCAACGAGGCCGGCATCGTCGACGGGATGCCCCGCCTGCTGGGCGCACAGGCGGCCGGCTATGCGCCGATCGTCGCCGCGCTCGGCGGCGATACGACCGACGAGGACGGCGAACGGACGGCCATCGCCGACGGCATCCAGATCACCGAACCCGCCCGCGGGACCGAGATCGTCGACGCGATCGCGGCGACCGACGGCGACGCGATCGCGCTCGGCGACGACCCGATCGAGACCGCACTGGATCGGCTCCACCGCAACGGCTTTTACGTCGAGCCCACCTGTGCGGTCGCACCGGCGGCGCTCGAGCGGTACCGCGAGGACGGCGTCATCGACGCCGACGACGACGTCGTCGTGCCGCTGACCGGCAGCGGATTGAAAACCCTATGA
- a CDS encoding NUDIX domain-containing protein translates to MVSRPPTFCPDCGTRLESITFDSRERMRCPNCDAIVWHNPVPCAGVAVVDRSGPEPAVLCVERGVPPGVGEWTIPGGHMEIGEEPPEAAARELREETGVAVDPADLEILSASTMPPRAGKHVVTVHYVADRADAEGEPDAGSDATDARFWTPAEFDTSDETFRPVHEERFREAAALLE, encoded by the coding sequence ATGGTCAGCCGACCGCCGACGTTCTGTCCCGACTGCGGCACCCGCCTCGAGTCGATCACGTTCGATAGTCGCGAGCGCATGCGCTGTCCGAACTGCGACGCGATCGTCTGGCACAACCCGGTCCCCTGTGCCGGCGTCGCGGTCGTCGATCGATCGGGGCCAGAGCCGGCCGTGCTCTGCGTCGAACGCGGCGTCCCGCCCGGGGTCGGCGAGTGGACGATCCCCGGCGGCCACATGGAGATCGGCGAGGAGCCCCCCGAAGCGGCCGCACGTGAACTCCGCGAGGAGACCGGTGTCGCCGTTGATCCCGCCGACCTCGAGATTCTGAGCGCGTCGACGATGCCGCCTCGGGCGGGCAAACACGTTGTGACGGTCCACTACGTGGCCGACCGCGCCGACGCCGAGGGGGAGCCGGACGCGGGCAGCGACGCGACGGACGCGCGGTTCTGGACGCCGGCCGAATTCGACACGTCCGACGAGACCTTTCGACCGGTCCACGAGGAGCGGTTCCGCGAGGCCGCCGCACTGCTCGAGTGA
- a CDS encoding ribonucleotide reductase — protein sequence MAIDYGDRETSYELYRKGKREGTWDPDEYDLERDREDWSRFSEAEQHRFLATCSGFYDGEEDVTRTLAPYMMALDALPNEEMPFDTVQEEMFLAQQVYEEAKHTDFFSRYFEEVFGTQETAPYREGGYQEQGYSTDDLYDTADDLVAAIEGGDRTELVYALGEAYLNYMGIVEAQLARGGYLSFDQMIELKAEAMGRDVVLESFQAAIGKVRQDETRHIENGRWVMKQLAEAEPDIVADVYEPRIEEYVENRLLADPVYDEQPFDGYDQRQIGEQLVRYLQDTVDYVGADRFERYGDVQAALQERRAAD from the coding sequence ATGGCGATCGACTACGGCGACCGCGAGACGTCCTACGAGCTCTACCGGAAGGGGAAACGAGAGGGCACCTGGGACCCTGACGAGTACGATCTCGAGCGGGACCGAGAGGACTGGTCCCGATTCTCCGAGGCCGAACAGCACCGGTTCCTCGCGACGTGTTCGGGGTTCTACGACGGTGAGGAGGACGTGACGCGGACGCTCGCGCCGTATATGATGGCGCTGGACGCGCTGCCGAACGAGGAGATGCCGTTCGATACCGTTCAAGAGGAGATGTTCTTAGCCCAGCAGGTGTACGAGGAGGCGAAGCACACCGACTTCTTCAGCCGCTACTTCGAGGAGGTCTTCGGCACGCAGGAGACGGCTCCGTACCGCGAGGGCGGGTATCAGGAGCAGGGGTACAGCACGGACGATCTCTACGACACCGCGGACGACCTCGTGGCGGCGATCGAAGGCGGTGATCGGACCGAACTCGTCTACGCGCTCGGCGAAGCGTACCTGAACTACATGGGGATCGTCGAGGCACAGCTCGCCCGCGGCGGCTATCTCAGTTTCGACCAGATGATCGAACTGAAAGCCGAGGCGATGGGACGGGACGTCGTCCTCGAGTCGTTCCAGGCGGCGATCGGCAAGGTCCGACAGGACGAGACCCGACACATCGAGAACGGACGGTGGGTCATGAAGCAACTCGCCGAAGCCGAACCCGACATCGTCGCGGACGTCTACGAACCGCGCATCGAGGAGTACGTCGAGAACCGGCTGCTCGCCGATCCCGTCTACGACGAGCAGCCGTTCGACGGATACGACCAGCGGCAGATCGGCGAGCAACTCGTCCGGTACCTCCAGGACACCGTCGATTACGTCGGTGCCGATCGATTCGAACGGTACGGCGACGTACAGGCCGCCTTACAGGAGCGACGGGCCGCCGACTGA
- a CDS encoding aminotransferase class V-fold PLP-dependent enzyme yields MDPIEIREAMPALESGVYCNWGAGGPSPRRVVAAAESALEHHEYEVPAAEGMYPAAFDVYDEARTAVADLIGAEPGEIALTQSTTDGINRVAGAFDWSEDDVVVRTDLEHSAGILPWQRLEREHGVEVRVLETVDGRLDLADVKAAAEGATLFCVSSLTWTHGTRLPIRAVVDIAHDAGALALVDAVQSPGQVPVDVREWDADFVVAAGHKWLLGPFGAGFLYVREGVERDLVPAAIGYRSVDDENASDYRYAAGARRFEVGTASPAPYAGLTEAIDVVEDVGLETIQRRIETLTDRLKDGVPDDRLLSPPEYESGLVTIAADDPEGTVDRLADRGIVVRPLPTPEAVRASVHAFNSEGDVDALLEAL; encoded by the coding sequence ATGGATCCGATCGAGATACGCGAGGCGATGCCGGCCCTCGAGTCGGGCGTCTACTGCAACTGGGGTGCCGGCGGGCCGAGTCCCCGCCGAGTCGTCGCAGCGGCCGAATCGGCGCTCGAGCACCACGAGTACGAGGTACCCGCGGCGGAGGGGATGTATCCCGCGGCGTTCGACGTCTACGACGAGGCGCGGACGGCCGTCGCCGACCTGATCGGGGCCGAGCCGGGCGAGATCGCGCTCACCCAGAGCACGACCGACGGGATCAACCGAGTCGCGGGCGCGTTCGACTGGAGCGAGGACGACGTCGTCGTCCGGACCGACCTCGAGCATTCGGCGGGGATCCTGCCGTGGCAGCGCCTCGAGCGCGAGCACGGCGTCGAAGTGCGGGTCCTCGAGACCGTGGACGGACGCCTCGATCTCGCGGACGTGAAAGCGGCGGCCGAAGGCGCGACGCTGTTCTGCGTGAGTTCGCTCACCTGGACCCACGGGACGCGACTGCCGATCCGAGCGGTCGTCGACATCGCCCACGACGCCGGCGCGCTGGCACTGGTCGACGCCGTGCAGTCGCCCGGACAGGTTCCAGTCGACGTCCGCGAGTGGGACGCCGACTTCGTCGTGGCGGCGGGACACAAGTGGCTGCTCGGCCCCTTCGGTGCCGGGTTCCTGTACGTTCGCGAGGGAGTCGAGCGAGACCTCGTCCCCGCCGCGATCGGCTACCGCAGCGTCGACGACGAGAACGCCAGCGACTATCGGTACGCGGCGGGAGCGCGACGGTTCGAGGTCGGCACCGCGAGCCCCGCTCCGTACGCCGGGCTCACGGAAGCGATCGACGTGGTCGAAGACGTCGGTCTCGAGACGATTCAACGGCGAATCGAGACGCTCACCGACCGGCTCAAAGACGGCGTTCCGGACGACCGACTGCTGAGTCCCCCAGAGTACGAGTCCGGACTAGTGACGATCGCCGCCGACGACCCCGAGGGAACCGTCGACCGGCTCGCCGACCGGGGAATCGTCGTTCGACCGTTACCGACCCCGGAGGCGGTCCGCGCGTCGGTCCACGCGTTCAACAGCGAGGGGGACGTGGACGCGCTGCTCGAGGCGCTATAG
- the nirK gene encoding copper-containing nitrite reductase: protein MTQSQLNRRHVLQAIGATGALAVAGCLGGDTEENSAGTDEPAAEEGLPAAKTADVDRIARDPTDIPPPVDWDEPREHDVTIRTERVTAEIEPGVTFDYMTFEGQVPGPMVRVRRGDRVNLTFEVPEDLNVAAHNMDFHAVYGPGGGADATTIAPGDDPTQISFTADYAGVFIYHCAIPNMDQHISSGMFGSILVEPEDGLPEVDTEYYLGQHEIYTDGDVGEKGHHGFDFDAMLAEQPTYVVFNGQAYGFAPDGGQPMQAETGETARVYFANGGPNLLSSLHPIGNVWSRYYRDGDLLTEPERNIETAPVAPGTTAAAEMEFPVPGPVKIVDHALTRAARRGALGVIDVSGEPTRDVYDEDP from the coding sequence ATGACCCAATCCCAACTCAACCGACGGCACGTACTGCAGGCGATCGGGGCGACCGGCGCGCTGGCGGTGGCCGGCTGTCTCGGTGGCGACACGGAGGAGAACAGTGCTGGAACCGACGAGCCGGCGGCTGAGGAGGGACTGCCGGCGGCGAAAACGGCCGACGTCGACCGGATCGCCCGGGATCCGACGGACATTCCCCCACCGGTCGACTGGGACGAGCCCCGCGAACACGACGTCACGATCCGGACCGAGCGGGTGACCGCCGAGATCGAGCCGGGGGTCACCTTCGACTACATGACCTTCGAAGGGCAGGTCCCGGGCCCGATGGTCCGGGTCCGGCGCGGCGACCGGGTGAACCTCACCTTCGAGGTGCCCGAGGACCTGAACGTGGCCGCCCACAACATGGACTTCCACGCGGTCTACGGCCCCGGCGGCGGCGCCGACGCGACCACGATCGCGCCCGGCGACGACCCCACCCAGATCAGCTTCACCGCTGACTACGCGGGGGTGTTCATCTACCACTGTGCGATCCCGAACATGGACCAGCACATCAGCAGTGGGATGTTCGGCTCGATCCTCGTCGAGCCCGAGGACGGCCTCCCCGAGGTCGACACCGAGTACTACCTCGGCCAGCACGAGATCTACACCGACGGCGACGTCGGCGAGAAAGGCCACCACGGCTTCGACTTCGACGCCATGCTCGCCGAACAGCCGACCTACGTCGTGTTCAACGGCCAGGCCTACGGATTCGCCCCCGACGGCGGCCAGCCGATGCAGGCCGAGACCGGTGAAACCGCACGGGTGTACTTCGCCAACGGCGGCCCGAACCTGCTGAGCTCGCTCCACCCGATCGGGAACGTCTGGAGCCGCTACTACCGCGATGGCGACCTCCTGACCGAACCCGAGCGCAATATCGAAACCGCACCCGTCGCGCCGGGGACGACGGCCGCCGCCGAGATGGAGTTCCCGGTGCCCGGGCCGGTCAAGATCGTCGACCACGCGCTGACCCGCGCGGCCCGCCGCGGCGCGCTCGGCGTCATCGACGTCAGCGGCGAGCCCACCCGAGACGTCTACGACGAAGATCCGTGA
- a CDS encoding response regulator yields MNRDPTRRLTYTVLVVEPDPDDARRFRDRFDDIDAVRSVQVAADRDAALDCIYQRGTRADSPIPDFVLLGLDLPAERSYELVSKLKTDPDVRSIPVVAMSRADDAETVAKSYERNANAHVSKPNDTAGFDRLVRMLELFWFDTAQLPHSAAN; encoded by the coding sequence ATGAATCGAGACCCCACCCGTCGGCTGACGTACACTGTGCTGGTGGTGGAACCCGACCCAGACGATGCACGCCGCTTCCGGGACCGATTCGACGACATCGATGCCGTCCGTTCGGTTCAGGTCGCCGCCGACAGAGACGCCGCTCTCGACTGCATCTACCAGCGCGGCACGCGTGCGGACTCTCCGATTCCCGATTTCGTTCTCCTCGGACTCGATCTGCCGGCCGAACGGAGCTACGAGTTGGTTTCGAAACTGAAAACGGATCCGGACGTGCGATCCATTCCCGTCGTCGCCATGTCGAGAGCGGACGACGCCGAAACGGTCGCGAAGTCGTACGAGCGGAACGCGAACGCGCACGTTTCGAAACCGAACGACACGGCCGGATTCGATCGGCTCGTTCGAATGCTAGAACTGTTCTGGTTCGATACCGCTCAGTTACCGCATTCAGCAGCGAACTGA
- a CDS encoding Lrp/AsnC family transcriptional regulator has protein sequence MSHEPLDAIDREILHQLQQNARRPITAIAEAVNVADNTVRNRIDKLEAAGVIDGYSADVNYD, from the coding sequence ATGAGTCACGAACCACTCGATGCGATCGATCGAGAGATCCTCCATCAGTTACAGCAGAACGCGAGACGGCCGATCACGGCCATCGCCGAGGCGGTGAACGTCGCGGACAACACCGTCCGAAATCGAATCGATAAGCTCGAAGCAGCGGGCGTTATCGACGGGTATAGCGCCGACGTAAACTACGACTGA
- a CDS encoding DUF7557 family protein: MTHTLEISDDLKDRLDSHCEEGQSPEELIEELVSMYETEGAFLQEGYSE, encoded by the coding sequence ATGACACACACGCTCGAGATCAGCGACGACCTGAAGGACCGACTCGACAGCCACTGCGAGGAGGGCCAGTCCCCCGAGGAACTCATCGAGGAACTGGTCTCGATGTACGAGACCGAAGGGGCGTTCCTACAGGAAGGCTACTCCGAGTGA